A window of the Tunturibacter empetritectus genome harbors these coding sequences:
- a CDS encoding nucleoside phosphorylase has protein sequence MKGNIAIIAALEGELKPLVRGRGAGSWKRRDSGKGCSVWEYRHANGCWIAACAGMGEVRAAVAFAEAEKVAAVDAVCSVGWAGALNGATAAESVSGVSLVIDTKTGERFRPTDFQPSWPVLATTTQVADEREKKRLAASYGAGLVDMEAATIARTALRKGIPFYCFKAVSDDANARLPDLNPFVAENGRLKMPAFLAHVAMRPGSWSALMKLGRHSSAAAKNLAEALYEWLDESGSVRRSSGDYTEKQR, from the coding sequence ATGAAGGGAAACATCGCGATTATTGCTGCGCTTGAAGGGGAACTGAAGCCGCTGGTTCGCGGTCGAGGTGCAGGGAGTTGGAAGCGGAGAGATTCGGGTAAAGGATGTTCGGTGTGGGAGTACCGCCATGCGAATGGGTGCTGGATTGCCGCGTGCGCGGGCATGGGGGAAGTGAGGGCTGCTGTGGCCTTTGCTGAAGCGGAGAAGGTTGCTGCGGTTGACGCTGTTTGCTCGGTGGGATGGGCGGGTGCTCTGAATGGAGCTACTGCGGCGGAATCCGTTTCAGGCGTCTCTTTAGTTATCGATACAAAGACCGGAGAACGGTTTCGGCCGACGGATTTTCAGCCATCTTGGCCAGTGTTGGCAACTACGACGCAAGTAGCTGATGAGCGCGAGAAGAAGCGGTTAGCTGCAAGCTACGGAGCGGGGCTTGTGGATATGGAAGCAGCGACGATTGCCCGGACTGCTTTGAGAAAAGGCATTCCGTTCTATTGCTTTAAGGCCGTATCGGATGATGCCAATGCGCGGTTGCCAGACTTGAATCCGTTTGTCGCAGAGAATGGGCGGTTAAAGATGCCTGCGTTTTTGGCGCATGTTGCGATGCGGCCTGGATCGTGGTCGGCTTTGATGAAGTTGGGAAGACATAGTTCTGCCGCGGCTAAGAATTTGGCAGAGGCGCTCTATGAATGGTTGGATGAGAGTGGTTCGGTGCGCAGATCGAGCGGCGACTACACTGAGAAGCAGAGATAA